TGGAGCGCAAGCGCACGCTGCTGATGCTCTACGCGGGCTTCATCACCGCCACGCTCCTGTGCGGCGCGGCCACCGGGGCCACGGGCCTGCTCATCGCCCGCACCGTCGCCGGAGGCTGCGCGGGGCTGATGGGCGCCGTGGTCATCGCCATCGTCAGCGACACCGTCCCCGCCGAGCGCCGGGGCCAGGCCATCGGCACCGTGATGACGGCCTACGCGCTGTCCGCCGTCGCGGGCGTGCCGCTGGGCCTGGGCCTCGCGAACCTTGGAGGCTGGCGCGCTCCGTTCGTCGTCCTCGCGGCACTCGCGGGCTTCGTGTGGCTGCTCCTCCTCCGCTTCCTGCCTCGCGTGGACGGGCACCTGTCCCAGGCGTCCGGCGCCACCTCCGCCACCGCGGGCTTCACGCCCCGGCTCGCGCTGGGCTGGGGCCTCACCTTCACGGTGGTGTTCGCCAGCTTCCTGCTCATCCCCTTCCTGGGCGCCTTCATGGTGGGCAACGTGGGCCTGGCCCTCACGGACCTGCCCTGGGTGTACCTGGCGGGCGGCGCGGCCACCTTCGTGAGCTCGCGCTGGATTGGCCGGATGGCGGATCGCCTGGGCCCCGCTCGCGCGCTGGCGCTGCTGCTCGTCGCCACCATGGCGCCACACCTGCTCTTCACCCACCTGCCTCCGTCTCCGCTGCCGGTGGTGGCCGTCGTCTTCGTGCTCTTCATGACGCTCACCTCCGGCCGCGCCATCCCCACCATGGCGCTGGTCGCGTCGCAGGTGCCGCCGTCAATCCGGGGCCGCTACCTCGCGGTCAACATCGCCGCCAGCGACGGGGCCTCCGGGCTCGCCGCGTGGATGGGCGGCCTGCTGCTCACCAGCGCGCCGGACGGCACGCTCATCGGCTTCGCGCAGCTGGGCTGGCTGGCCGTGGTCATCTCCGCGCTCGCGCTCGGGCTGTTGTGGACCTTCGTGGGCCGCGCCGTGCGGCTGGACGCGACGCCCGCGCCCTGAATCCCTCTCCACCCCTCACCAGGACCCTTCCATGTCCCAGACAGCACCCCGTCACCCGTCACTGCCACGCCCCATCGTGGGTGAGCTCAAGCTGGAGCGCTCCAACCAGCTGCTCGCCGAGGCCCGCAAGTGGGTCCCCGGCGTCACCCAGACGATGATGAAGAAGCCGGACCACTTCGCCCCCGGCGCCTTCCCCGTGTTCCTCGCCAGGGGCAACGGCGCCCTGGTGGAGGACGCGGACGGCCAGGAGTACATCGACTTCATCCAGGCGCTGGGCGCCAACATGCTCGGCCACAACCACCCGGCCGTCGCGGAGACCATCCGCAAGCACCTGGCGGAAGGCATCATCCACTCGCTGCCCACGCCGGTGGAGGTCTCCTCCGTGAAGGCGCTGGTGGAGGTGATCCCGGGCGCGGAGATGGCCCGCTTCTTCAAGACGGGCGCGGACGCCACCTCCGCCGCCGTGCGCCTGTCGCGCCACCTCACCGGCCGCGAGCACATCGTCACCGTGGGCTACAACGGCTGGCACGACCACTTCATGTATGACACGCCGGGAGTGCCCCCGACGGTCGCGAAGCTCACCACGCGCCTGCCCCTCTTCACGCCCCCGGACGAGCCCGCGCTCATCGAGCACATCGAGAAGCACGGCGCCCAGCTGGCCTGCGTGCTGCTGGCCATCCCGTACAACCGCACCGTCACCCGCGAGTTCCTCCTCCAGGTGAAGGAGACCTGCGCGAAGCACGGCGTGCTGTTCGTCCTGGACGAGGTCGTCACCGGCTTCCGCCTGGCCCTGGGAGGCGCGCAGCAGTACTTCAACATCCAGGCGGACTTCGTCACGCTGTCCAAGGGCATCGCCGCGGGCATGCCCCTGTCCGCCATCGCCGGCCCGGAGAAGTACCTCTCCCGCCTGAGCGAGCTCCAGGTGTCCACCACCTTCGGCGGTGAGATGCTGTCGCTGGCCGTGTGCGAGGCCGTCATCCAGGAGTACCGCAGCACGAACTACGTCGAGCACATCGCCAGCATGGGCCGCCGCCTGCGCGACGGCGTCAACGCCCACGCGCGCGAGACGGGCTCCACCCTGGAGGTCATCGGCTACGACGCCGTGCCCTTCTTCCGCTTCAGCAAGGTCATCCCCGAGCACATCGAGAAGATGATCCCCTTCCAGGCCGGCATGGCCCGCCGGGGCGTCATCCTCCGCCGCGACCTGAACTTCATCAGCGCCGTGCACACCGTGGAGCAGATCGACCACACCATCGCCGCCGCGGGCGAGGTGCTCCGCGAGACGGCCGCCGCCGCCAAGGCCAGCGCGGCCTGAGCCTGAAACAATCGCTCAACCACCGTCCGTGAAGCCAGACGTCGGACGGCTCCCTGCATCAGTCACCTTGACAGGAATTCAGGGCCATGGCACTTCCCGGCCCCAAAATTGAGAATGGTTCTCATTTTCATTCAAACAATCCAGGAGGGCGGCGGATGTCTTCGACGGCGGGACACGCGGTGGTGACGGGCGCGGCGCAAGGCATTGGCGCGGCGGTGGCGCGCAAGCTGGCGCGCACGATGCCCGTCGCGGTGTTCGACCAGAACGCCGCGGGACTGGAGCTGCTGGTGGCGGAGCTGCGCCAGCAGGGCCTGAAGGCCACCGCGTTCCCGGTGGACGTGCGCGACAAGGACGGCATCGAGGACGCCATCGCGTACATCGACGGCAAGCTGGGCCCCATCCAGGTGCTGGCCAACGTGGCGGGCATCCTGCGCATGGGCTCGGTGCTCACGCAGAGCGACGCGGACTGGATGTCCACGTTCGCGGTCAACACCCACGGCGTGTTTCATGTCTCGCGCGCGGTGGCCCGGCACATGGTGCCCCGCCGCTCCGGCGCCATCGTGACGGTGGGCTCCAACGCGGCCGGCGTGCCGCGCATGCAGATGGCGGCCTACGCGGCCTCCAAGGCCGCCTCCACCATGTTCACCAAGTGTCTGGGATTGGAGCTGGCCGAGCACGGCATCCGTTGCAACATCGTGTCTCCCGGCTCCACCGACACCGCCATGCAGCGGGGCATGTGGACGGACGAGTCCGGCCCCGTGCGTGTCATCCAGGGCTCGCTGGACACCTTCCGCACGGGCATCCCGCTGCGCCGCATCGCCACGCCGGACGACATCGCGGACGCCGTGGTGTTCCTCGCGTCCGACCAGGCCCGGCACATCACGATGCATGATTTGTGTATCGACGGTGGAGCCACACTGGGCGTGTAACGCGCCCGCGGCGTTCGCCTTCTCTCCCCTGACCTCCCCCACAAGTCGCCCCGAGTTGAGAATGATTCCTGATACCAAAATCGTTGAACGGCAGCCGGACGCGCGGACGGTGGACGGCGTGGTGGGCGCGCCGGCCGTGGCGCGGGAGCCGGAACAGGAGGCCCTGTCGTCGCGGCTCTTGCGCGACTACGACGCGGGCGCGTTCTTCTTCGCGTCCCCCAAGCGCACCATGCTGGCGCGCGGCGTGTTCGCCACGGTGCCGGACGCGGGCGGGGCGAACTCGCTGGACGGCCTGCCGGAGCGCGTGGCCGCGGTGCTCAACGCCTCGCGGGACGCGGCGCATGACATCCCGGTGGCGGTGGGCGCGGTGCCCTTCGACGGCAAGGTGCCCGCGCACCTGGTGGTGCCCATGACCATCCAGCGCGCGGGGCCCATGGTGTTCGACGGGGCCGCTGCCGCGCGGTCGCCCCTGGCCGGTCAGTACACGCTGCGGCCCGTGCCGGAGCCCTCCGCGTACAAGGACGGCGTGGCGGCGGCGCTGAAGCTCATGCAGGAGGGCCCGCTGCGTAAGGTGGTGCTGTCGCGCTCCCTGCACGTGGACACGGCGGCGCCCGTGGACCTGCGGCAGCTGCTGCACAACCTGGCCCGGCGCAACCCGCATGGGTACACCTTCGCCGTGGACCTGCCGCAGCACGCGGACGCGGCCCCCGGCGCGGGACGGCGCACGCTCATCGGCGCGAGCCCGGAGTTGCTGGTGGCGCGCTCCGGCCTCCAGGTCATGGCCAATCCGCTGGCGGGCTCCGCCGCGCGCAGCGCGGATCCGGTGGAGGACCAGGCGCGGGCCACGCGGCTGATGGCGTCCCCCAAGGACCTGCACGAGCACGCGGTCGTCATCGACGCGGTGGCGGAGGCGCTGCGGCCCTTCTGCAAGACGCTGGACGTGCCCAAGGGCCCGTCGCTCGTGAGCACCCAGACGATGTGGCACCTGTCCACCCGCATCACGGGTGAGCTGAAGGATCCGTCCATCACGTCGCTGACGCTGGCGCTGGCCATGCACCCCACCCCGGCGGTGTGCGGCCACCCGACGGCGCTGGCGCACGAGGCCATCGGGAACATCGAGCCGTTCCACCGCGGCTACTTCACGGGCACCGTGGGCTGGTGCGACGCGAACGGCGACGGTCAGTGGGCCGTCACCATCCGCTGCGCGGAGGCCGATGATCGCACCCTGCGGCTCTTCGCGGGCGCGGGCATCGTGGTGGGCTCCACGCCGGAGGCGGAGCTCGCGGAGACCGAGGCCAAGTTCCGCACCATGCTCCAGGCCATGGGCCTGGGCCTCGAGGTGCAGCCGTGAGCACCTCGCGGGAACACCTGCCCGGCTGCCCCACGTGGCCGGAGGACTTCGCCCGGCGCTACCGCGAGGCCGGCTACTGGCGCGGGGAGACCTTTGGCCAGCTCCTGCGCGACCGCGCCCGGGACTTCGGGGCGCGCGTGGCGCTGGTGGGCGGCTCGCACCGCTGGACGTACGCGGAGCTGGACGCGCGCGTGGACCGCATGGCCGCGGGCTTCCACGCGCTGGGCATCCGCGCGCGCGACCGCGTGGTGGTGCAGCTGCCCAACGTGCCGGAGTTCTACGAGGTCATCTTCGCGCTGTTCCGCATGGGCGCGCTGCCGGTGTTCGCGCTGCCGGCGCACCGCGCGTCGGAGATCGGCTACTTCTGCGAGTTCACGGAAGCCGTCGCGTACGTCATCCCGGACCGCTTCGGTGGCTTCGACTACCGGGGGCTCGCGGCGCAGGTGAAGGCCGCCACGCCCACGCTCAAGCATGTGCTGGTGCTGGGTGACGCGGGTGCGCATACCGCGCTGGCCTCCGTACCCGCGGAGCCCATGAAGCTGGAGGCGCTGGAGGGCCCTTCGCCGTCCGACGTGGCGTTCTTCCAGCTGTCCGGCGGCAGCACCGGCGTGCCCAAGCTCATCCCGCGCACGCACGACGACTACATCTACAGCCTGCGCGCCAGCGTGGACGTGTGCCAGTTCACCGCCGAGACGGTGTACCTGTGCGCGCTGCCGGCGGCGCACAACTTCCCCATGTCCTCGCCCGGCGTGCTGGGCACGTTCTACGCGGGCGGCACGGCGGTGATGGCGCTGAACCCCAGCCCGGACGTGGCCTTCCCGCTCATCGAGCGCGAGCGCGTCACCGTCACCGCGCTGGTGCCGCCGCTGACCATGGTGTGGCTGGACTCGACGCTGGCGAAGAAGCACGACCTGTCCAGCCTGAAGGTCCTCCAGGTGGGCGGCGCCCGGCTGAGCGACGAGGCCGCCGCGCGCGTGCGCCCCTCGCTGGGCTGCGGGCTCCAGCAGGTCTTCGGCATGGCCGAGGGCCTGGTGAACTACACGCGGCTGGACGACCCGGAGACGCGCATCGTCACCACGCAGGGCCGCCCCATGTCGGACGCGGACGAGCTGCGCGTGGTGGACGACGACGACGTGCCCGTGGCGCCCGGCGAGACGGGCCACCTGCTCACGCGCGGGCCGTACACCATCCGCGGCTACTACAAGGCGGACGCGCACAACGCGAAGGCCTTCACCTCGGACGGCTTCTACCGCACGGGCGATCTGGTGCGCCTGACGCCGGAGGGCGACCTGGTGGTGGAGGGCCGCGCGAAGGATCAGATCAACCGGGGCGGAGACAAGGTCGCGGCGGAGGAGGTGGAGAACCACCTGCTCGCCCACCCTTCCGTGAGCGACGCCGCGGTGGTGGCCATCCCGGACAAGTTCCTGGGAGAGCGCACCTGCGCCGTCGTCATCCCCCGCGGCGAGGCCCCCGCCCCCTCCGCGCTCAACGCCTTCCTGCGCCAGCGCGGCCTGGCGTCGTTCAAGATCCCCGACCGCATCGAGTTCGTCGCGGCCTTCCCGCAGACGGGCGTCGGCAAGGTCAGCAAGAAGGCGCTGCGCGACAGCCTGCGCCAGTCCCTCTCCACTCCTTCTCCCTGAAACAGGAGCCCTCCATGGCACTGCCTGCCATTGCCCCCTATTCCATGCCCGGCGCGGCGGACCTGCCCCGGAACAAGCTCGCCTGGACGCCGGAGCCCAAGCGCTGCGTCCTGCTCATCCACGACATGCAGCGCTACTTCGTGGACGCCTTCACTCAAGGGCAGTCCCCGGTGACGGAGCTGGTGGCCAACATCCAGCGCCTGCGCGAGCACGCAGTGAAGCTGGGCATCCCCGTCGTCTACTCGGCGCAGCCGGGTGACCAGACGCCGGAGCAGCGCGGCCTCCAGCTGGAGTTCTGGGGCCCCGGCGTCCGCGCCGGCCCGAAGCAGCAGATCATCGATGAGCTCACCCCGGCACAGGGCGACACCGTCCTCACCAAGTGGCGCTACAGCGCGTTCCGCAACACGCGCCTGATGGACCTGATGCGCGAGCAGGGCCGCGACCAGCTCATCATCTGCGGCATCTACGCGCACATCGGCTGCCTCCAGACGGCCAGCGACGGCTCCATGAGTGAGATCCGTCCCTTCCTCGTCGCGGACGCGGTGGCGGACTTCTCGCTGGAGAAGCACCAGATGGCGCTGGAGTACGCCTCGAAGCTCGTGGCGTTCGTCACCACCACGCAGCAGCTCATGGACGCGATGCCGGTGCCGGCCGGCGCTGTCGCGGTGGACCGCGAGCAGCTTCGCGCGGACGTGGCGGAGCTGCTGATGGAGTCCGCGTCCGCGATTGGCGAGGACGACAACCTGCTCGAGCGCGGCATGGACTCCATCCGCCTGATGAGCCTGGTGGAGCGCTGGCGGCAGGGCGGCACGGAGGTGTCCTTCGTGGAGCTCGCGGAGAAGCCCACGCTCACCGACTGGTACGCGCTGCTCGCCGCGAAGCAGCCTGTCGCGATGGCCCCCGGCGCTCGCGCCTCATAACCCGCCCTCGGGGCGGCCCCCTTCCCCCTCGGAGTTCCCCGTCATGCATCCCCCATCCCAGGACCACCGCCCGCTGACCGCGGCCCAGCACGGCATCTGGGTGGGGCAACAGCTCGACCTGAAGAGCCCCGTCTACAACGCCGGGGAGTGCATTGAGTTCCGCGGCGCCGTGGACCCCGTGCGCTTCGAGTCCGCCCTGCGCAAGGCGGTGGCTGACGCGGACGCGCTGCACTCGCGCTTCGTCGCGGGCGCGGAGGGGCCGGTCCAGCGCATCGACGCGGGGACGGACTGGACGCTCCTGCATGTGGACCTGAGCGGCGAGTCCGACCCCTGGGCCGCCGCGCAGGAGTGGATGTGGAAGGACCTGGGCCGCACGGTGGACCTGGGCACGGGCCCGCTGTTCGCGCAGGCGCTGCTCACCGTGGGGCCGGAGCGGTCCTTCTGGTTCCAGCGCATCCACCACATCGCCATGGATGGCTACGGCTTCTCGCTGCTCGCGCGTCGCGTGGCGGAGCTCTACACGGCGGAAGTCACGGGCAAGGTCGCGCCGGCGGGGTTCAGCCGGCTGGGCCCCGTGTTGGATGAGGACGTCGCTTACCGGAGCGGCGCCCAGTTGGAGAAGGACCGCGACTTCTGGGTGAAGCGCTTCGAGGACGCGCCGGTGCCCCCGCTGCTCGCGGAGGCGGCGCCCATGTCGTCGCGCTTCCTGCGGCGCTCGGAGTACCTGCGACCGGAGCTGATGGCGGCGCTGCAAGCGGGCGCGAAGCAGGCGGGCGTGAGCTGGTCCGACCTGGTGCTCGCGGTGACGGCCATCTACCTGCACCAGCGCACGGGCGCGCCGGAAGCCGTGCTGGGCCTGCCGGTGATGGGCCGGCTGGGTTCCGCGTCGCTGCGCGTGCCGTGCATGGCCATGAACATCGTGCCGCTGCGCATCGCCGTGCGGCCGGACGCGGGGCTGTACGCGCTGGCCCGCGATGTGGCGGCGGAGATGAAGGCCTCGCGTCCGCACCTGCGCTACCGCTACGAGCAGCTGCGGCGCGACCTGCGCCTCGTGGGTGGACAGCGCAAGCTGTTCGGCCCGGTCGTCAACATCATGCCGTTCGACTACGCCCTGGACTTCGCGGGCGTGCCGGGCACGGCGCACAACATCTCCGCGGGTCCGGTGGAGGACCTGTCCTTCGGCTTCCATGCGCGCTCGGGCGGAACGGCCCTGCGCGTGGACCTGGACGCGAACCCCGCTTGCTACACGGAGGCCGCTCTTGAGGAACACCAGCGCGGGTTCCTCCAGCTACTGGAGTCATTGCTTGCCTGGCCCGAGCAGCCGGTGCGGCGGTCCGCGTCGGGCGCGCCAGGCTCCGTGCTGGATGGCGGACCGGTGCCTCCGGTGCGCCCGGTGCTGGAGCTGCTGAAGGCCCAGGCCGAGGTCCGTCCGGACGCGGTCGCGCTGGAGCACGGCCGCTGGCGGATGACCTACCGCGAGCTGGTGACGGCGTCGCAGGCCCTGGCGTCGCGATTGATTGAAGCGGGCGTGCGGCCCGACACGGCGGTGGCGGTGAAGGTGCCCCGGGGCATCGACGCCATCGTGTCCAGCCTGGGCATCCTGTTCGCGGGTGCGGGCTACCTGCCCATCGACCCGACCGGTCCGGCCACTCGCAACGCGGCCATCCTCCAGGACGCGCGGCCCGCCGTGATGGTGGTGTCCGAGCGTCCCTCGCCCGACGCGGATCCGACCGCGCCGGGCGTCCTCGTCGTGCAGCGGCTGGATCAGGCCGACACCTCGGCGCTGGATTCGACGGAGCATGCCAGCCCGCGAGTCGTGCCCGCTGCCCAGCGGCTGGAAGCACGCGATGCGGAGCCCGCGTCGAGCGCTGAGGCCCGGCTCGCTTACGTCATCTACACGTCCGGCTCCACGGGCCAGCCCAACGGCGTGCAGGTGACGCACGGGGCCCTGGCCCACTTCGTCGCGGGCGCGACGCAGCGCTACAGCGTCGGTCCCGAGGACCGCGTCCTCCAGTTCGCCCCGCTCCACTTCGACGCGAGCGTGGAGGAGCTCTTCGTCACGCTGTGCGCGGGCGGACGGCTGGTGCTGCGCACGGACGAGATGCTCCAGTCGGTGCCGCGCCTCATGGAGGCCTGCGCCGAATCCGGCATCACCCTGCTCGACCTGCCCACCGCCTTCTGGCACGAGCTGGCCTACAGCCTGTCCACCGGCGCCGCCCGGCTCCCCGACGCGCTTCGTACCGTCATCATCGGCGGCGAGGCGGCGCTGCCGGAGCGCATCGCCCGCTGGAAGGACGTCGCGGGCGACCGCGTGCACCTGCTCAACACCTATGGCCCCACCGAGGCCACCGTCGTCGCCACCGTCGCGGAAATCGCGGGGCCGGACGCCCTGCCCTCCGGTGACGAGGTCCCCATCGGCCGCCCGCTGCCCGGCGTCATCGCCGCGGTCGTCACGCCGCAGGGACGGCTGGCCGCCCCCGGCAAGGAGGGCGAGCTGTGCCTGATGGGCGGCGCGCTCGCTCGCGGCTACCTGGGCCGCCCGGAGCTGGACGCCGCCCGCTTCACCCGCCTGGACGCGGTGGAGGGAACGCCCCG
This DNA window, taken from Corallococcus coralloides DSM 2259, encodes the following:
- the mxcK gene encoding myxochelin export MFS transporter MxcK, producing the protein MIVLSAPFPAPRERTLLWLLAAVQFTHVVDFMMLMPLGPLLMQRLSLSATRFGALVSAYTLASAAMGVLGVFWLDRLERKRTLLMLYAGFITATLLCGAATGATGLLIARTVAGGCAGLMGAVVIAIVSDTVPAERRGQAIGTVMTAYALSAVAGVPLGLGLANLGGWRAPFVVLAALAGFVWLLLLRFLPRVDGHLSQASGATSATAGFTPRLALGWGLTFTVVFASFLLIPFLGAFMVGNVGLALTDLPWVYLAGGAATFVSSRWIGRMADRLGPARALALLLVATMAPHLLFTHLPPSPLPVVAVVFVLFMTLTSGRAIPTMALVASQVPPSIRGRYLAVNIAASDGASGLAAWMGGLLLTSAPDGTLIGFAQLGWLAVVISALALGLLWTFVGRAVRLDATPAP
- the mxcL gene encoding myxochelin B biosynthesis transaminase MxcL — protein: MSQTAPRHPSLPRPIVGELKLERSNQLLAEARKWVPGVTQTMMKKPDHFAPGAFPVFLARGNGALVEDADGQEYIDFIQALGANMLGHNHPAVAETIRKHLAEGIIHSLPTPVEVSSVKALVEVIPGAEMARFFKTGADATSAAVRLSRHLTGREHIVTVGYNGWHDHFMYDTPGVPPTVAKLTTRLPLFTPPDEPALIEHIEKHGAQLACVLLAIPYNRTVTREFLLQVKETCAKHGVLFVLDEVVTGFRLALGGAQQYFNIQADFVTLSKGIAAGMPLSAIAGPEKYLSRLSELQVSTTFGGEMLSLAVCEAVIQEYRSTNYVEHIASMGRRLRDGVNAHARETGSTLEVIGYDAVPFFRFSKVIPEHIEKMIPFQAGMARRGVILRRDLNFISAVHTVEQIDHTIAAAGEVLRETAAAAKASAA
- a CDS encoding 2,3-dihydro-2,3-dihydroxybenzoate dehydrogenase translates to MSSTAGHAVVTGAAQGIGAAVARKLARTMPVAVFDQNAAGLELLVAELRQQGLKATAFPVDVRDKDGIEDAIAYIDGKLGPIQVLANVAGILRMGSVLTQSDADWMSTFAVNTHGVFHVSRAVARHMVPRRSGAIVTVGSNAAGVPRMQMAAYAASKAASTMFTKCLGLELAEHGIRCNIVSPGSTDTAMQRGMWTDESGPVRVIQGSLDTFRTGIPLRRIATPDDIADAVVFLASDQARHITMHDLCIDGGATLGV
- the dhbC gene encoding isochorismate synthase DhbC, which gives rise to MICVSTVEPHWACNAPAAFAFSPLTSPTSRPELRMIPDTKIVERQPDARTVDGVVGAPAVAREPEQEALSSRLLRDYDAGAFFFASPKRTMLARGVFATVPDAGGANSLDGLPERVAAVLNASRDAAHDIPVAVGAVPFDGKVPAHLVVPMTIQRAGPMVFDGAAAARSPLAGQYTLRPVPEPSAYKDGVAAALKLMQEGPLRKVVLSRSLHVDTAAPVDLRQLLHNLARRNPHGYTFAVDLPQHADAAPGAGRRTLIGASPELLVARSGLQVMANPLAGSAARSADPVEDQARATRLMASPKDLHEHAVVIDAVAEALRPFCKTLDVPKGPSLVSTQTMWHLSTRITGELKDPSITSLTLALAMHPTPAVCGHPTALAHEAIGNIEPFHRGYFTGTVGWCDANGDGQWAVTIRCAEADDRTLRLFAGAGIVVGSTPEAELAETEAKFRTMLQAMGLGLEVQP
- a CDS encoding (2,3-dihydroxybenzoyl)adenylate synthase yields the protein MSTSREHLPGCPTWPEDFARRYREAGYWRGETFGQLLRDRARDFGARVALVGGSHRWTYAELDARVDRMAAGFHALGIRARDRVVVQLPNVPEFYEVIFALFRMGALPVFALPAHRASEIGYFCEFTEAVAYVIPDRFGGFDYRGLAAQVKAATPTLKHVLVLGDAGAHTALASVPAEPMKLEALEGPSPSDVAFFQLSGGSTGVPKLIPRTHDDYIYSLRASVDVCQFTAETVYLCALPAAHNFPMSSPGVLGTFYAGGTAVMALNPSPDVAFPLIERERVTVTALVPPLTMVWLDSTLAKKHDLSSLKVLQVGGARLSDEAAARVRPSLGCGLQQVFGMAEGLVNYTRLDDPETRIVTTQGRPMSDADELRVVDDDDVPVAPGETGHLLTRGPYTIRGYYKADAHNAKAFTSDGFYRTGDLVRLTPEGDLVVEGRAKDQINRGGDKVAAEEVENHLLAHPSVSDAAVVAIPDKFLGERTCAVVIPRGEAPAPSALNAFLRQRGLASFKIPDRIEFVAAFPQTGVGKVSKKALRDSLRQSLSTPSP
- a CDS encoding isochorismatase family protein, with the protein product MALPAIAPYSMPGAADLPRNKLAWTPEPKRCVLLIHDMQRYFVDAFTQGQSPVTELVANIQRLREHAVKLGIPVVYSAQPGDQTPEQRGLQLEFWGPGVRAGPKQQIIDELTPAQGDTVLTKWRYSAFRNTRLMDLMREQGRDQLIICGIYAHIGCLQTASDGSMSEIRPFLVADAVADFSLEKHQMALEYASKLVAFVTTTQQLMDAMPVPAGAVAVDREQLRADVAELLMESASAIGEDDNLLERGMDSIRLMSLVERWRQGGTEVSFVELAEKPTLTDWYALLAAKQPVAMAPGARAS
- the mxcG gene encoding myxochelin non-ribosomal peptide synthetase MxcG, which translates into the protein MHPPSQDHRPLTAAQHGIWVGQQLDLKSPVYNAGECIEFRGAVDPVRFESALRKAVADADALHSRFVAGAEGPVQRIDAGTDWTLLHVDLSGESDPWAAAQEWMWKDLGRTVDLGTGPLFAQALLTVGPERSFWFQRIHHIAMDGYGFSLLARRVAELYTAEVTGKVAPAGFSRLGPVLDEDVAYRSGAQLEKDRDFWVKRFEDAPVPPLLAEAAPMSSRFLRRSEYLRPELMAALQAGAKQAGVSWSDLVLAVTAIYLHQRTGAPEAVLGLPVMGRLGSASLRVPCMAMNIVPLRIAVRPDAGLYALARDVAAEMKASRPHLRYRYEQLRRDLRLVGGQRKLFGPVVNIMPFDYALDFAGVPGTAHNISAGPVEDLSFGFHARSGGTALRVDLDANPACYTEAALEEHQRGFLQLLESLLAWPEQPVRRSASGAPGSVLDGGPVPPVRPVLELLKAQAEVRPDAVALEHGRWRMTYRELVTASQALASRLIEAGVRPDTAVAVKVPRGIDAIVSSLGILFAGAGYLPIDPTGPATRNAAILQDARPAVMVVSERPSPDADPTAPGVLVVQRLDQADTSALDSTEHASPRVVPAAQRLEARDAEPASSAEARLAYVIYTSGSTGQPNGVQVTHGALAHFVAGATQRYSVGPEDRVLQFAPLHFDASVEELFVTLCAGGRLVLRTDEMLQSVPRLMEACAESGITLLDLPTAFWHELAYSLSTGAARLPDALRTVIIGGEAALPERIARWKDVAGDRVHLLNTYGPTEATVVATVAEIAGPDALPSGDEVPIGRPLPGVIAAVVTPQGRLAAPGKEGELCLMGGALARGYLGRPELDAARFTRLDAVEGTPRAYRTGDKVRVREDGQLVFVGRVDDEFKISGHRIDPGEVETVLLKYPGIREAAVVGQVLPGGSRRLCAHLVASPEPSPAELRKHLLAALPAPMVPGAFAFAERLPRTSTGKIDRKALQNAMPADESAALLASATPMERTVLEVWEQVLGRAASSLQDDFFELGGQSLQSIQVANRLGIAVGRDVPVATVFKHPTVSGLAQALQGGSTGGAEAGGLTPAMLADAELGEDVVPSTTGEAWARELPRQGYRQVLLTGATGFVGAHLLHQLLTRTDARIICPVRAKDEAQAMERLRSALTGQKLPLAGLEARVLALPADLSQPLLGLDSTRFHGLAAECDAVIHNAAVVSVVREYGSLQGVNVRGTRELLKLAAAVRPKPFHYVSTLAVAPQANLSPDVPEAFVPSHPGLRDGYQQSKWIAERLVQQASERGLPATVYRLGRVVGAPDTALVNTQDLVWRIVLAGLPVRALPLLDVGEVWTPVDFVASAIVQLSRASHPGAVFNVTPAAEVRLSELFGWVRDYGYPLDLCHVPEWRDRVAKGSGGHDATLAFFDLRSGDSTPAFGLGPIRCERLLAALEGTDVRCPPTDRNLLYRYLDSCVAQGILPPKVTALP